A section of the Burkholderia mallei ATCC 23344 genome encodes:
- a CDS encoding TonB-dependent siderophore receptor gives MEWATSTRVRAIAAGVAFYAAAAGHAQAQAAQPGADARQPGGEAKADTAAGGTLPAISVSGAAERDASVGLVARRSMTGTKTDTPIIEIPQTINVVTAQQIEATGATDINQAFRYIPGFSSYGSDNRSDWYAALRGFTPTVFVDGLQVPNTINLSSWRVDPYMIDSIAVLRGPTSVLYGQGDPGAIVDVQSKLANGERIRELGVQVGNYARKQLMFDIGDTIGKDGTLSYRIVGVGRDGNAQTGPLADQRVSFAPSLKWQPNADTSLTLAATYLQDWGDTSSNFLPSRGTVLPNPNGTISDDLYTADANFDHYRKKQWSLGYQFEHKLNPVWTLRQNVRWMHLSLDDASVYGGGLDDADPTMATMTRYAGLFQFNYSRFDVDNQAQAKFTTGPLSHTLLFGFDYNRQTTTDSEWLAKGPSLNLYRPVYTPIPSDIFSGPNASRTDTKTTLNAFGLYVQDQIKWRRWVLTLGGRQDWTRTSQDDIANAASFRQNDHAFSGRVGLTYLGDYGLAPYLSYSTSFNPQIGLKLAGGGLATPTKGRQIEAGLRWQPPGKNLMLNAAVYQINQTNVAMSNPNDPTSSTFVQVGEVRSRGVELSAVGNLSRELSVIAAYVYQDVKNVRANDNTLNKWPVDVPRPRQIASLWADWTWRTGPLTGFGVGAGVRYMSAAAGAVDNSLTVPSYTLFDAALHYELRNWRFALNATNLFNRRYVAGCQSDAVCMYGNQRTVIATAKYNW, from the coding sequence ATGGAGTGGGCAACCAGCACGCGCGTGCGTGCGATCGCGGCCGGCGTGGCGTTCTACGCGGCGGCGGCGGGTCATGCGCAGGCACAGGCGGCGCAGCCGGGGGCGGACGCGCGGCAGCCGGGCGGCGAGGCGAAGGCAGACACCGCGGCGGGCGGCACGTTGCCCGCGATCTCGGTGTCGGGAGCAGCGGAGCGCGACGCGAGCGTCGGCCTCGTCGCGCGGCGCAGCATGACGGGCACGAAAACGGATACGCCGATCATCGAGATTCCACAGACGATCAACGTCGTCACCGCGCAGCAGATCGAGGCGACGGGCGCGACCGACATCAATCAGGCGTTCCGCTACATTCCGGGCTTCTCGAGCTACGGGTCGGACAACCGTTCGGACTGGTACGCGGCGCTGCGCGGCTTCACGCCGACCGTGTTCGTCGACGGGCTGCAGGTGCCGAACACGATCAACCTGTCGAGCTGGCGCGTCGATCCGTACATGATCGACAGCATCGCCGTGCTGCGCGGCCCGACGTCGGTGCTGTACGGGCAGGGCGATCCCGGCGCGATCGTCGACGTGCAGAGCAAGCTCGCGAACGGCGAGCGCATCCGCGAGCTCGGCGTGCAGGTCGGCAACTACGCGCGCAAGCAACTGATGTTCGACATCGGCGACACGATCGGCAAGGACGGCACGCTGTCGTACCGGATCGTCGGCGTCGGCCGCGACGGCAACGCGCAGACGGGGCCGCTCGCCGACCAGCGCGTGTCGTTCGCGCCGTCGCTCAAATGGCAGCCGAACGCGGACACGTCGCTCACCCTCGCCGCGACGTACCTGCAGGACTGGGGGGACACGTCGAGCAACTTCCTGCCGTCGCGCGGCACCGTGCTGCCGAATCCGAACGGCACGATCTCGGACGACCTGTACACGGCCGATGCGAACTTCGACCATTACCGCAAGAAGCAGTGGTCGCTCGGCTATCAGTTCGAGCACAAGCTGAACCCGGTGTGGACGCTGCGGCAGAACGTGCGCTGGATGCACCTGTCGCTCGACGACGCGTCCGTCTACGGCGGCGGCCTCGACGACGCAGACCCGACGATGGCGACGATGACGCGCTACGCGGGCCTGTTCCAGTTCAACTACAGCCGCTTCGACGTCGACAACCAGGCGCAGGCGAAATTCACGACGGGCCCGCTTTCGCACACGCTGCTGTTCGGCTTCGACTACAACCGCCAGACGACGACCGATAGCGAATGGCTCGCGAAGGGGCCGAGCCTGAACCTGTACCGGCCCGTCTACACGCCGATTCCGTCCGACATCTTCAGCGGGCCGAACGCGTCGCGCACCGACACGAAGACGACGCTGAACGCATTCGGCCTGTACGTGCAGGACCAGATCAAGTGGCGGCGCTGGGTGCTCACGCTCGGCGGCCGGCAGGACTGGACGCGCACGTCGCAGGACGACATCGCGAACGCGGCGAGCTTCAGGCAGAACGACCACGCGTTCAGCGGGCGCGTGGGCCTCACGTATCTCGGCGACTACGGGCTCGCGCCGTACCTCAGCTATTCGACGTCGTTCAATCCGCAGATCGGCCTGAAGCTCGCGGGCGGCGGGCTCGCGACGCCGACCAAGGGCCGCCAGATCGAGGCGGGCCTGCGCTGGCAGCCGCCCGGCAAGAACCTGATGCTGAACGCGGCCGTCTACCAGATCAACCAGACGAACGTCGCGATGAGCAATCCGAACGACCCGACGAGCAGCACGTTCGTGCAGGTGGGCGAGGTGCGCTCGCGCGGCGTCGAGCTGAGCGCGGTGGGCAACCTGTCGCGCGAGCTGTCGGTGATCGCCGCGTACGTCTATCAGGACGTGAAGAACGTGCGGGCGAACGACAACACGCTGAACAAGTGGCCCGTCGACGTGCCGCGGCCGCGCCAGATCGCGTCGCTGTGGGCCGACTGGACGTGGCGCACCGGGCCGCTCACGGGCTTCGGCGTCGGCGCGGGCGTGCGCTACATGAGCGCGGCGGCGGGCGCGGTCGACAATTCGCTCACGGTGCCGAGCTACACGCTGTTCGACGCGGCGCTGCACTACGAGCTGCGCAACTGGCGTTTCGCGCTCAACGCGACGAACCTGTTCAACCGCCGCTACGTGGCCGGCTGCCAGTCGGATGCGGTGTGCATGTACGGCAACCAGCGCACCGTGATCGCGACCGCGAAATACAACTGGTAA
- a CDS encoding formyltransferase family protein: MAKKKLVYIWSLRNAAADKAGQQVDYKGGTRYMKSVLESLVDALNDTELGDAYSLERVIYDDDAGSPLDREKLAEYGFAYEPGKRWFYPPALRVQGRLVNDLLLAIPSEYRREPLASPARPAGKRAFEARLRETLDALGADLVVLDGLLVILDELVRPGAPYCRRIVNIHPGITRADSPYERRGAYATLDALFGARGQKVVDWKTGRTMPVEPLRMTGASFHYVDNGVDSGEVIHDVLNTEIDPDDTILELRWNNFNRSLFPALHEGLAIMAGLDARVA; encoded by the coding sequence ATGGCAAAGAAGAAACTCGTCTACATCTGGTCGCTCAGAAACGCCGCCGCCGACAAGGCGGGGCAGCAGGTGGACTACAAGGGCGGCACGCGCTACATGAAATCGGTGCTCGAATCGCTCGTCGACGCATTGAACGACACCGAGCTCGGCGACGCGTATTCGCTCGAGCGCGTGATCTACGACGACGACGCGGGCTCGCCGCTCGACCGCGAGAAGCTCGCCGAGTACGGCTTCGCGTACGAGCCCGGCAAGCGCTGGTTCTATCCGCCCGCGCTGCGCGTGCAGGGCCGCCTCGTCAACGATCTGCTGCTCGCGATTCCGTCCGAGTACCGGCGCGAGCCGCTCGCGTCGCCGGCGCGCCCGGCGGGCAAGCGCGCGTTCGAGGCGCGCCTGCGCGAGACGCTCGACGCGCTCGGCGCCGATCTCGTCGTGCTCGACGGGCTGCTCGTGATCCTCGACGAACTCGTGCGCCCCGGCGCGCCGTATTGCCGGCGGATCGTCAACATCCACCCGGGCATCACGCGCGCGGACTCGCCGTACGAGCGGCGCGGCGCGTATGCGACGCTCGACGCGCTGTTCGGCGCGCGCGGGCAGAAGGTCGTCGACTGGAAGACGGGCCGGACCATGCCCGTCGAGCCGCTCAGGATGACGGGCGCGTCGTTCCATTACGTCGACAACGGCGTCGATTCGGGCGAGGTGATCCACGACGTGCTGAACACCGAGATCGATCCGGACGACACGATCCTCGAGCTGCGCTGGAACAACTTCAACCGCAGCCTCTTTCCGGCGCTGCACGAAGGGCTCGCGATCATGGCGGGGCTCGACGCGCGCGTCGCGTGA